In one Dreissena polymorpha isolate Duluth1 chromosome 7, UMN_Dpol_1.0, whole genome shotgun sequence genomic region, the following are encoded:
- the LOC127839618 gene encoding uncharacterized protein LOC127839618 translates to MSTEVELKPLDTSPAPVETVERPQPVENGVQVENGVNVEGVDNPTYTESHEGTQAEYDFTVPPMTFVDFMPRLIEESTSALDAPVYTEFSTVLEQANQWLQGNPDYLVMKLESITKKLAEGTNSPDLEAVWHHESSHGINKYVRGLRLWLAPRLDSSAPIQEIGYVTTLPEPSEGEPNDPDSMLSLFKAGMFNARAVMPTYCGYKEMLDKLNKFLKKKPIPGSILSVECVRVKYDENYTSKCLDSEQMSWADCGKEDRIYMYAIRIYYTVGKPVFETIGK, encoded by the exons ATGTCAACAGAAGTAGAACTAAAGCCATTGGACACTTCACCAGCTCCTGTAGAGACTGTAGAACGCCCTCAGCCAGTTGAGAACGGGGTGCAAGTCGAGAACGGGGTGAACGTAGAGGGGGTAGACAACCCAACCTACACTGAGAGTCATGAAGGAACACAGGCGGAGTATGACTTCACA GTTCCACCTATGACGTTTGTAGATTTTATGCCTCGACTGATAGAAGAATCAACATCTGCACTTGATGCCCCAGTATACACAGAATTCAG CACCGTTTTAGAGCAGGCTAACCAATGGCTGCAAGGTAACCCTGACTACCTGGTGATGAAGCTGGAATCCATCACTAAGAAGCTTGCAGAGGGGACAAACTCTCCTGACCTGGAGGCAGTGTGGCACCATGAGTCCAGTCACGGTATCAACAAATACGTCCGCGGACTTAG GTTATGGCTTGCCCCCCGCCTGGACTCCTCGGCCCCTATTCAAGAGATTGGGTACGTGACCACACTTCCAGAGCCCTCCGAGGGCGAACCGAATGACCCCGACAGCATGCTGTCGCTGTTCAAGGCGGGAATGTTCAACGCCCGCGCGGTCATGCCCACCTACTGCGGCTACAAGGAGATGCTGGACAAGCTGAATAAGTTCCTTAAAAAGAAGCCTATACCAG GTTCAATTCTCAGCGTGGAATGTGTGCGTGTAAAATACGATGAGAACTATACCTCAAAGTGCCTCGACTCTGAGCAGATGTCATGGGCCGACTGCGGCAAAGAAGATCGCATCTATATGTACGCAATTCGTATATACTACACCGTGGGAAAACCAGTATTCGAGACTATTGGTAAGTGA